In Lacerta agilis isolate rLacAgi1 chromosome 1, rLacAgi1.pri, whole genome shotgun sequence, the following proteins share a genomic window:
- the ALS2 gene encoding alsin, with translation MDPKEESSADQEGARERGLVYTWQAGCSCPDPERLPGWSGNTVLQAAVGINHGVLLSDGGEVYSFGKLPWRVELEDAYINCPILEKALNGQHVVTVAAGSFHCGAVTEGGDVYMWGGNSAGQCAVANQAFVPEPKPVSISDSEASHPLPVRILQLACGEEHTLALSLSREIWAWGSGCQLGLITNTFPVTKPQKVEYLAGRVVLQIACGASHSLALVQCLPTQDIKPIPERCNHCSQLLITMTDKEDHVIISDSHCCPLGVVLADSHSECHVSCSSLETLERKSITSSQGDDCQKTLTEDQALAVAEYDAASVFSNSDAQEDSGISSPGNLLIMDKVTTKQHLTSLPDHPLNEKPMDQQPEQQSQEEDLTACPPSPPGPGTSALNSLVVSCASAVGVRVAATCEAGALSLKKVMNFYGTVPGDTVSPPSAGSPSLDGVKEQVRLESMQGKKSSSLVDIREEESEGVCRRLSLPGLLSQVSPRLLRKVGRAKMRTVALTPTYSGEADALLPSLRTEVWSWGKGKEGQLGHGDTLPRLQPLCVKSLDGKEVIHLSAGGHHSLALTAKSQVYSWGSNTLGQLSHLSSPTTVPRLAKVCDDKSIWNIAAGPDYSLFLVDGEEFQPWLYYSGREERKESDVSSENSCFKNPTLLLNCSKLGYISSVMAGGNNCLALVDKNIMGYIASLHELASMERQFYSKLSAIKSQVLRPLLGLDNLGASSAVQLLQEMASMFSKLCYLIGQHGASLTSFIQGSKEAKNLAVLKHSSLFLESYTEYCTSLTNFLVMGGFTLLSKPAMDFLTKSQALLQDLSETNEEAFPLVEVLNNLFFLPIRRLHNYARTLLKLATCFEVASPEYQSLQDASSCYETLAVHLSRKRKEAEYTLGFWKTFPGKMTDSLRKPERRLICESSNRGLSLQHAGRFSVNWFILFNDALVHAQFSTHHIFSLSTLWVEPVSEESGNMNGLRVTTPEEQFILVSSTPQEKTKWLRAISQAVDQALKGTTDLPPYGVSGNIQRQEPPISRSAKYTFYKDPRLKDATYDGRWLSGKPHGRGVLKWADGKMYSGMFRSGLEDGHGEYKIPSKILNKSDRYVGYWKEGKMCGQGIYSYATGEVYEGSFQDNMRHGHGLLRSGKLTSTSPSMFIGQWVMDKKTGYGVFDDITRGEKYMGMWQDDLGQGNGVVVTQFGLYYEGAFCSNKMMGTGVLLSEDDTVYEGEFSDNWTLNGKGRLTLPNGDTIEGIFSGEWGSGIKIAGTYFKPSLYDHEKDRPKTLRKLGNLAVPADEKWKAVFEECWHQLGCEQPGQGDRWKAWDNIAVALTTNRRQHKDSPEMLSRSHAQTLESLEFIPKHVGAFTLEKYDNIKKYLIKACDTPLHPLGKLVETLVAVYRMTYVGVGANRRLLQEAVREIKSYLKRIFQLVRFLFPDLPEEGSSIPLLVAETKGRRSFCSGKNDSRPESPEPGYVVTSSGLLLPVLLPRLYPPLFMLYALDNEREEDVYWECVLRLNKQPDMALLSFLGVQMKFWPTKTCILGENKKVLPNTKDACFASAVECLQQISTTFTPADKLKVIQQTFEEISQSVLESLHEDFLWSMDDLFPVFLYVVLRARIRNLGSEVHLIEDLMDPYLQHGEQGIMFTTLKACYYQIQHEKLT, from the exons ATGGACCCTAAAGAAGAAAG TTCAGCAGACCAagagggagcgagagagagaggcctggtcTATACATGGCAGGCTGGTTGCAGTTGTCCAGATCCTGAAAGACTTCCAGGTTGGAGTGGAAATACAGTGTTGCAGGCAGCAGTTGGCATAAACCATGGTGTGCTTCTCTCAGATG GTGGTGAGGTTTACAGTTTTGGAAAGCTTCCCTGGAGGGTTGAGTTGGAAGATGCTTATATCAACTGCCCCATCTTGGAAAAGGCTTTGAATGGACAACACGTTGTTACAGTGGCAGCTGGCAGCTTCCACTGTGGAGCAGTGACTGAAGGTGGCGACGTGTACATGTGGGGTGGAAATTCTGCTGGCCAATgtgcagtggccaaccaagccTTTGTGCCGGAACCCAAACCCGTCAGTATTTCTGACTCTGAAGCTAGCCATCCCTTGCCAGTACGGATTTTGCAGCTGGCATGTGGAGAGGAGCACACCCTGGCGCTCTCCCTAAGCAGGGAGATATGGGCGTGGGGAAGTGGCTGTCAGCTGGGGCTCATAACCAACACTTTCCCAGTTACCAAACCACAAAAGGTCGAGTACCTGGCAGGCCGCGTTGTGCTTCAGATTGCTTGCGGAGCCTCTCACAGCCTGGCTCTTGTGCAGTGCCTCCCCACCCAAGACATAAAGCCTATTCCGGAGAGATGCAATCACTGCAGCCAACTCCTGATCACCATGACTGACAAAGAAGACCATGTCATTATCTCTGATAGCCATTGCTGTCCATTAGGAGTGGTTCTAGCTGACTCCCACTCGGAATGCCACGTCTCTTGCTCCTCGCTGGAAACTCTAGAGAGAAAGAGTATAACAAGCAGTCAAGGTGATGATTGTCAGAAAACGCTTACAGAAGACCAGGCACTCGCTGTCGCAGAGTATGATGCAGCAAGTGTGTTTTCAAATAGCGATGCCCAGGAAGACAGTGGCATTTCTAGTCCAGGAAATCTCTTGATAATGGACAAGGTGACAACAAAGCAGCACTTGACAAGTCTTCCGGATCATCCATTAAATGAGAAGCCAATGGATCAACAACCGGAGCAG CAATCTCAAGAAGAGGACCTCACCGCTTGCCCACCCAGTCCTCCAGGTCCAGGCACATCTGCCCTAAACAGCCTGGTGGTTTCTTGTGCATCAGCAGTTGGTGTAAGAGTTGCTGCTACCTGTGAAGCTGGGGCTTTGTCTCTGAAGAAGGTAATGAACTTCTATGGCACAGTTCCAGGTGACACAGTATCCCCACCTAGCGCTGGCTCTCCAAGCCTGGATGGGGTGAAGGAGCAGGTCAGGCTGGAGTCAATGCAGGGAAAGAAGAGTTCCAGCTTGGTGGATATTCGAGAAGAGGAATCCGAAGGAGTCTGTCGAAGGCTTTCCTTACCTGGTTTGCTCTCCCAAG TTTCTCCAAGGCTCTTGAGGAAAGTTGGACGAGCCAAGATGAGGACCGTGGCACTCACACCAACCTACAGTGGCGAAGCTGATGCCCTTCTCCCATCCCTGCGAACAGAGGTGTGGAGCTGGGGTAAAGGAAAAGAAGGGCAGCTAGGACATGGTGATACTCTGCCAAG GCTCCAACCACTTTGTGTAAAAAGTCTTGATGGGAAGGAAGTAATTCATTTATCTGCTGGTGGCCACCATTCCTTGGCACTCACTGCCAAATCTCAG GTATATTCATGGGGCAGCAATACCCTTGGGCAGCTTAGTCACTTAAGTTCTCCGACCACAGTCCCTCGCCTTGCAAAG GTATGCGATGACAAAAGCATCTGGAACATAGCAGCTGGTCCAGATTATTCATTATTCCTAGTAGATGGAGAAGAGTTTCAACCTTGGTTATACTATAGTGGtcgagaagaaaggaaagagagtgATGTTTCATCTGAAAATAGCTGCTTTAAAAACCCAACACTGTTGCTAAACTGTAGTAAG CTAGGGTACATTAGCAGTGTGATGGCTGGTGGGAATAACTGTTTGGCTTTAGTGGACAAAAACATTATGGGCTACATTGCAAGTCTGCATGAGTTGGCTTCGATGGAGAGACAGTTCTATTCCAAACTGAGTGCTATAAAATCTCAAGTTCTCAGACCCCTCTTGGGATTAG ATAATTTAGGTGCTTCGTCGGCAGTGCAGCTGTTGCAGGAAATGGCTAGTATGTTCAGCAAGCTGTGTTACCTAATCGGCCAGCATGGAGCCTCTTTGACAAGCTTTATTCAAGGGTCAAAAGAGGCAAAGAACCTGGCTGTCCTGAAACATTCAAGCCTCTTTTTGGAAAGTTACACTGA GTACTGCACTTCCTTGACAAACTTTCTGGTGATGGGAGGATTTACGCTTCTCTCCAAACCAGCAAT GGATTTCTTAACTAAAAGCCAGGCattacttcaggatctgtcagaGACAAATGAGGAGGCTTTCCCATTGGTAGAAGTGTTAAATAATCTGTTTTTCTTGCCAATCCGACGACTTCATAATTACGCTAGAACTTTACTAAAGCTTGCTACGTGTTTTGAAGTG GCATCTCCAGAATATCAGAGCCTTCAGGATGCCAGTTCTTGTTATGAAACCCTTGCTGTCCATCttagcaggaaaagaaaagaagccgaATACACGCTGGGCTTCTGGAAGACCTTTCCTGGCAAAATGACA GATTCCTTGAGGAAACCCGAACGGCGACTAATCTGTGAGAGCAGCAATCGGGGACTGTCACTGCAGCATGCTGGGAGATTCTCAGTGAACTGGTTCATCCTCTTTAACGATGCCTTGGTCCATGCTCAG ttttcaaCTCATCATATTTTTTCCTTGTCCACATTGTGGGTAGAACCTGTTTCAGAAGAGTCTGGTAATAT GAATGGTTTGAGAGTCACTACACCAGAAGAACAGTTCATTCTTGTTTCGTCAACACCACAGGAAAAG ACTAAATGGCTGAGAGCAATAAGCCAAGCAGTGGATCAGGCCTTAAAAGGGACGACTGACTTGCCTCCTTATGGAGTTAGTGGAAATATTCAGAGGCAAGAGCCCCCTATCTCACGGAGTGCCAAATACACCTTTTACAAAGATCCTCGGCTTAAGGACGCCACTTATGATGGTCGATGGCTTTCTGGGAAACCACACGGCAG GGGAGTTTTGAAATGGGCAGATGGAAAAATGTATTCTGGTATGTTCAGAAGTGGCCTGGAAGATGG GCACGGTGAATACAAAATACCAAGCAAAATACTGAACAAGAGTGACCGCTATGTTGGATATTGGAAGGAGGGCAAAATGTGTGGACAAGGCATCTACAG CTATGCCACTGGAGAAGTGTATGAAGGAAGCTTTCAGGATAACATGCGTCATGGGCATGGACTCCTGCGCAGTGGGAAACTGACATCTACCTCTCCCAGTATGTTCATTGGCCAGTGGGTGATGGATAAGAAGACTGGCTATGGAGTATTTGACGATATCACAAG GGGAGAAAAATATATGGGAATGTGGCAAGATGACCTTGGCCAGGGCAATGGTGTCGTGGTTACACAGTTTGGACTGTATTATGAAGGAGCCTTTTGCAGCAATAAAATGATG GGGACTGGTGTCTTGCTTTCTGAAGATGACACAGTGTATGAAGGAGAGTTTTCAGATAATTGGACCCTTAATGGAAAG GGAAGACTGACTTTGCCAAATGGAGACACTATTGAAGGTATTTTCAGTGGTGAGTGGGGATCTGGGATAAAGATTGCTGGAACCTACTTCAAACCCAGTTTGTACGACCACGAGAAAGACCGACCCAAAACCCT GCGGAAGCTTGGAAACCTTGCCGTTCCTGCTGATGAAAAATGGAAGGCAGTGTTTGAGGAATGCTGGCATCAGCTAGGCTGTGAGCAACCAGGCCAAGGGGACAGGTGGAAAGCTTGGGATAACATTGCTGTTGCCCTGACAACCAATCGGCGTCAACACAAAGACAG TCCAGAAATGTTAAGTAGATCTCATGCGCAAACTTTGGAAAGCTTGGAGTTCATTCCAAAACACGTTGGTGCCTTCACACTGGAAAAATACGACAACATTAAGAAATATCTCATAAAG GCATGTGATACTCCCCTGCATCCTTTGGGAAAACTTGTTGAGACCTTAGTTGCTGTATACCGAATGACGTATGTAGGCGTGGGAGCTAATCGGCGGCTGTTGCAGGAAGCAGTCAGAGAAATTAAATCCTACCTCAAACGCATCTTCCAGCTAGTCAG ATTCCTGTTCCCTGATCTTCCTGAAGAGGGCAGTTCAATTCCACTTTTGGTGGCTGAGACCAAAGGAAGGAGATCATTCTGTAGTGGAAAAAATGACTCCAGGCCGGAATCTCCAGAACCAGG CTATGTGGTCACAAGCTCTGGGTTGCTGCTTCCTGTGTTGCTACCACGACTCTACCCTCCTTTGTTCATGCTGTACGCCTTAGACAATGAGCGAGAGGAAGATGTTTACTGGGAGTGCGTCCTGCGTCTGAACAAACAACCAGACATGGctctgttgagctttttgggggtgcAAAT GAAATTTTGGCCAACGAAAACCTGTATTCTTGGTGAAAATAAAAAG GTATTGCCAAATACAAAAGATGCCTGTTTTGCTTCTGCAGTGGAGTGCTTACAACAGATCAG TACAACTTTTACACCTGCTGACAAACTGAAGGTGATCCAGCAGACTTTTGAGGAGATCTCACAGAGCGTCCTTGAGAGTCTTCATGAGGATTTCCTTTGGTCGATGGATGATTTGTTTCCTGTTTTTCTATATGTGGTGCTTCGAGCCAG GATCAGGAATTTGGGTTCTGAAGTGCATTTGATTGAGGACCTCATGGATCCATATCTCCAGCATGGGGAGCAAGGCATTATGTTCACTACTCTGAAG GCATGTTATTACCAAATTCAACACGAGAAGCTCACCTAA